In a single window of the Paenibacillus sp. MMS20-IR301 genome:
- a CDS encoding peptide chain release factor 3: MNKAPDHKLQQEVDKRRTFAIISHPDAGKTTLTEKLLLFGGAIRLAGTVKARKASKHATSDWMEIEKQRGISVTSSVMQFDYLDHRVNILDTPGHQDFSEDTYRTLTAADSAVMLIDVAKGVEAQTIKLFQVCAKRGIPIFTFINKLDREGRSPFELMEELENVLGIRSVPMNWPIGMGRELCGVYDRMKNQVELFQGDDHSVIKVQKVESYRDPVIREMAGEYLHDQLCADLELLDVAGDPFDYDKVMRGEITPVFFGSAINNFGVQTFLDNFLELAPKPEPRRSTEGQIEPTNEKFTGYVFKIQANMNPAHRDRIAFLRIVSGKFERGMSVKHVRAGKDIKLSQPQQFLAQDRDIVEEAYPGDIIGLFDPGIFRIGDTLSQAGDIEFDELPTFSPEIFSKVSIKNALKSKQFQKGIDQLTEEGMIQVFRTVNFDDILLGVVGQLQFEVFEYRMKGEYGVDVQLQRMSYQFARWIVDENKPDASKFRINSTLVTDKKGNYVVLFENEYAMRTAMEKNPTAKFLETAP, encoded by the coding sequence GATCATAAGCTCCAGCAAGAAGTAGACAAACGCAGAACCTTTGCGATTATTTCCCACCCGGATGCGGGTAAAACAACATTGACTGAGAAACTGCTGCTCTTCGGGGGCGCTATCCGCCTGGCAGGAACCGTAAAAGCCCGTAAGGCAAGCAAGCATGCGACAAGTGACTGGATGGAAATTGAGAAGCAGCGCGGAATCTCGGTTACTTCCTCCGTCATGCAGTTTGATTATCTGGATCACAGGGTGAACATTCTGGATACTCCGGGTCACCAGGACTTCAGTGAGGACACGTACCGCACATTAACTGCAGCCGACAGCGCGGTCATGCTGATTGACGTAGCGAAGGGTGTGGAAGCACAGACAATCAAGCTGTTCCAGGTCTGCGCGAAGCGCGGCATTCCAATCTTCACCTTCATCAACAAGCTGGACCGCGAAGGCCGCAGCCCGTTTGAATTGATGGAAGAGCTGGAGAATGTACTGGGCATCCGCTCGGTGCCGATGAACTGGCCGATTGGCATGGGCCGTGAGCTGTGCGGCGTATACGACCGGATGAAGAATCAGGTGGAGCTGTTCCAGGGTGACGACCATTCCGTAATTAAGGTGCAGAAGGTAGAAAGCTACCGTGACCCGGTTATCCGCGAGATGGCCGGCGAATATCTGCATGATCAGCTTTGCGCTGATTTGGAGCTGCTGGATGTAGCTGGTGATCCTTTTGACTATGACAAGGTGATGCGCGGCGAGATTACTCCGGTCTTCTTCGGCAGTGCGATTAACAACTTCGGCGTGCAGACCTTCCTCGATAACTTCCTGGAGCTTGCACCGAAGCCTGAGCCGCGCCGCAGCACAGAGGGTCAGATTGAACCGACGAATGAGAAATTCACCGGCTATGTGTTCAAAATCCAGGCCAACATGAACCCGGCGCACCGCGACCGTATTGCCTTCCTGCGCATCGTGTCCGGCAAGTTCGAGCGCGGCATGAGCGTGAAGCATGTGCGGGCCGGCAAAGACATCAAGCTGTCCCAGCCGCAGCAGTTCCTGGCCCAGGACCGGGATATTGTCGAAGAAGCGTATCCGGGCGATATTATCGGCCTGTTCGATCCGGGGATTTTCCGGATTGGCGACACGCTGAGCCAGGCAGGGGATATTGAGTTCGATGAGCTGCCGACGTTCTCGCCGGAGATTTTCTCCAAAGTGAGCATTAAGAATGCACTGAAATCGAAGCAGTTCCAGAAGGGAATCGACCAGCTGACCGAAGAGGGCATGATCCAGGTGTTCCGTACGGTGAACTTCGATGATATCCTGCTGGGTGTCGTCGGACAGCTGCAGTTCGAAGTATTCGAATACCGGATGAAGGGCGAGTACGGCGTAGATGTCCAGCTGCAGCGGATGAGCTACCAGTTCGCACGCTGGATTGTGGATGAGAACAAACCGGATGCCAGCAAGTTCCGGATTAACTCCACGCTGGTTACCGATAAGAAGGGCAATTATGTGGTGCTGTTCGAGAACGAATACGCCATGCGGACCGCGATGGAGAAGAACCCTACTGCGAAATTCCTGGAAACCGCGCCTTGA
- a CDS encoding TrkA family potassium uptake protein, translated as MAKKQYAVIGMGRFGSSVAKALSGMGFDVLAIDADEQRTQEISNIVTHAVSADSTDEEALRALGIRNFDVVVVAIGEDIQASILTTLILKDLGVPAILAKAKNELHGKVLGKIGADKVIYPERDMGNRVAHHLASPNILDYIELSPDYSILDMKVSGQMLGKNLIELNIRAKYGCNVMAIRRGEEMNISPRAEDRLTEGDVLVIVGRKDNLTKLELAYQ; from the coding sequence ATGGCAAAAAAACAATATGCCGTCATCGGAATGGGACGTTTCGGCTCAAGTGTAGCCAAGGCGCTCAGCGGCATGGGGTTCGATGTGCTGGCCATCGATGCGGACGAGCAGCGGACCCAGGAAATCTCGAATATTGTAACCCACGCGGTATCCGCGGATTCCACCGATGAAGAGGCGCTGCGGGCGCTTGGCATCCGCAACTTCGATGTGGTGGTTGTAGCGATCGGTGAGGATATTCAGGCCAGCATTCTGACCACGCTGATCCTGAAGGATCTTGGCGTGCCGGCGATTCTGGCCAAGGCCAAGAATGAGCTGCACGGCAAGGTACTGGGTAAAATCGGGGCCGATAAGGTAATCTACCCTGAGCGGGATATGGGGAACCGGGTGGCGCATCATCTGGCCTCGCCGAACATTCTCGACTATATCGAGCTGTCGCCGGATTACAGCATTCTCGATATGAAGGTGTCCGGGCAGATGCTCGGCAAAAACCTGATCGAGCTTAACATCCGCGCCAAATACGGCTGCAATGTCATGGCGATCCGCCGGGGCGAAGAGATGAATATCTCCCCGAGGGCGGAGGACCGGCTGACTGAAGGCGATGTACTCGTCATTGTCGGACGGAAGGACAATCTGACGAAGCTGGAGCTGGCTTATCAATAG
- a CDS encoding RNA methyltransferase, whose product MEIISPQNTRVKEWSGLQEKKHRDKSGKYIVEGIHLVQEALLAEADVECLAFDLDKGMPAELKPLLQAVQGMEVIGVSAAVIAKCSSTNTPQPVFAIVRKEQQGVEAILAKPDSLVIVLDGVQDPGNVGTIIRSADASGADGVILGQGCADLFNPKTIRSTMGSMFHLPVVEGDLGAILPQARERGALLVSTSLSGEDSCYTHDFRGSQWLLIGSEGKGISPQTAALVDKSIIIPMAGRAESLNAAMAATILLFEGMRQRGIHSK is encoded by the coding sequence ATGGAAATTATATCGCCGCAGAATACGCGGGTGAAGGAATGGTCCGGGCTGCAGGAGAAGAAGCACCGCGACAAGTCCGGTAAATATATCGTGGAAGGCATTCATCTGGTGCAGGAGGCGCTGCTGGCGGAAGCGGATGTGGAATGCCTGGCTTTTGACCTTGATAAAGGCATGCCGGCGGAGCTGAAGCCCCTGCTGCAGGCCGTGCAGGGGATGGAGGTCATCGGCGTGTCGGCGGCGGTAATTGCGAAGTGCAGCAGCACGAATACGCCGCAGCCGGTCTTTGCCATTGTGCGCAAGGAACAGCAGGGCGTTGAAGCGATCCTGGCGAAGCCGGATAGTCTCGTGATTGTGCTGGACGGCGTCCAGGACCCGGGCAACGTGGGGACGATTATCCGCAGCGCGGATGCTTCAGGCGCAGACGGCGTCATCCTCGGCCAGGGCTGCGCCGATCTGTTTAACCCGAAGACCATCCGGTCCACGATGGGCTCGATGTTCCATCTCCCGGTAGTGGAGGGGGATCTCGGTGCGATTCTGCCGCAGGCGCGGGAACGGGGCGCGCTGCTGGTCAGCACTTCGCTGAGCGGTGAGGATTCCTGCTACACCCATGACTTCCGCGGCAGCCAGTGGCTGCTGATCGGCAGCGAAGGCAAAGGCATCTCGCCGCAGACCGCAGCGCTGGTCGACAAGAGCATCATCATCCCGATGGCCGGCCGGGCGGAGTCGCTGAATGCGGCGATGGCGGCAACGATTCTGCTGTTTGAGGGGATGCGGCAGCGGGGTATCCACTCCAAATAA
- a CDS encoding small acid-soluble spore protein SspI → MPVTIDLRQAIIHKVHGQTEEGLREVIENSVDGPEAALPGLGVVFEMIWKDLDPAKQDRVLSMLHRHLDGLTPGSITT, encoded by the coding sequence ATGCCGGTTACTATTGATTTGCGCCAGGCCATCATTCACAAGGTGCACGGCCAGACGGAAGAGGGGCTGCGGGAGGTGATTGAGAATTCCGTGGACGGGCCGGAAGCCGCGCTTCCCGGTCTTGGCGTCGTGTTCGAAATGATCTGGAAGGATCTCGACCCTGCCAAGCAGGACCGTGTCCTCTCGATGCTCCACCGCCATCTGGACGGGCTCACCCCGGGGTCAATCACCACCTGA
- a CDS encoding DEAD/DEAH box helicase family protein → MATIFLTLPPIFQVDTTISNNKVKQLLLPEETDTFPYQDYKQDRAIGYVLQYQDIKSILLLKNNARIPEQFAYVIKLNGDLLDNAQLKWIKHPLLRELTIPLEQIQETVLGSWINSFNFKYEITREQEVIQDGLRTPQVGAIHSVLSHWILSDKPASVVMPTGTGKTETMISLLVSKQCKKLLIVVPTDPLRTQISNKFISFGVLKKFGVIGEGALYPVVGLMLHKPKTSEDIDNLFNVCNVVVTTMSIVGGLSRELQLKIAGRCSHLFIDEAHHIAAPTWASFRDKFIDKNIIQFTATPFRNDGKHLDGKIIFNFPLEKAQNEGYFKKINFLPILQFSEELSDRSIAQVSVNKLREDLEQGFDHILMARVNSISRTFEISPLYNEYPEFNPVVIHSQLRPSEKKEALEKVFSRQSRIIICVDMLGEGFDLPQLKIAAMHDIHKSLGITLQFTGRFTRTAKDIGEASMIANIAFQEVNDQIKTLYSEDADWNVLLKNSSTGAIRTVVEQSEFLSGFQTGLIEEIPIQNIYPKMSTVSYKTNSHAWQPDRILEIFPKSQEVLYTIHNERKILVAVIKNIIPVSWGDIREIYNISWDIYIVYFDITKGLLFINSTIKGTHQQLAEVITKNAEIIKGEDIFKTFHGLNRIILQNVGLNDAFHGPISFRMYTGVDIAQGLSDAQKRNTFKSNIFGLGFENGEKTSIGCSYRGKIWSRKIATISDWCDWCDAVGTKITDESINVDDLLAGVLKPIIIRERPNLMPITIEWPTSFAIDSESLIHIEVNGTNYPLYECELQLETPSLEGNIKFKLVTPNYQGELELHFDPTIEEGRNYRYIQSNRSNIEIKKGGTKKSITTWFYEEAPIIRFHNGSFLANNYFVNPNRANYLPYNSDYINGWNWNNTDITKESQNEVKRPDSIQYALIQKLLAEGIYDIIFDDDSSGEAADVVTIRVADEKIYIQFYHCKYSHGSSPGARVSDLYEVCGQAQKSIRWKDDIYALLKHLERREGMRLRSGRASRFELGELKKLNELKKMAKFYPFHLSIYIVQPGLSKAIVSQEQLEILSATNNYLRETYNIVLQVISSN, encoded by the coding sequence ACTCAAATGGATAAAACATCCCTTACTTAGGGAGTTAACGATCCCACTAGAACAAATTCAAGAAACTGTTTTAGGCTCTTGGATAAACTCGTTTAATTTTAAATATGAAATCACACGTGAACAGGAAGTCATACAGGATGGACTTAGAACCCCGCAAGTCGGAGCAATTCACTCTGTTTTATCACATTGGATTCTTTCCGATAAGCCCGCTTCCGTAGTTATGCCTACAGGCACTGGTAAAACTGAAACAATGATTAGTTTACTAGTTTCTAAACAATGCAAGAAGCTCTTAATAGTAGTCCCTACAGATCCTCTTAGAACACAAATTTCTAATAAGTTTATATCTTTTGGCGTTTTAAAAAAGTTCGGTGTTATTGGTGAAGGTGCACTTTACCCAGTGGTAGGACTTATGCTACACAAACCTAAGACTAGTGAGGATATTGACAATCTTTTTAACGTTTGTAACGTTGTAGTGACGACAATGAGTATTGTAGGAGGGCTCTCTAGAGAGCTACAGTTAAAAATAGCCGGTCGCTGTTCTCATCTTTTTATTGACGAAGCGCATCATATCGCTGCTCCTACTTGGGCTTCTTTCCGCGATAAATTTATTGATAAGAATATTATTCAGTTTACAGCCACTCCTTTTAGAAATGACGGTAAGCACTTAGATGGAAAAATAATTTTCAACTTCCCTTTAGAAAAGGCACAGAATGAGGGGTATTTTAAAAAAATCAACTTTCTTCCTATCTTACAATTCTCAGAAGAATTGTCTGATAGATCCATTGCCCAAGTTTCAGTAAATAAACTAAGAGAAGATCTTGAACAAGGTTTCGATCATATATTAATGGCCAGAGTTAACAGCATCAGTAGAACATTTGAAATCTCCCCTCTTTATAATGAATATCCGGAGTTTAATCCTGTAGTAATTCATAGTCAGTTACGCCCAAGCGAAAAGAAAGAAGCACTAGAAAAAGTCTTTTCCAGGCAATCAAGAATTATAATTTGTGTTGATATGCTCGGAGAAGGTTTTGACCTTCCACAACTTAAGATTGCTGCAATGCATGACATCCACAAAAGCCTGGGGATCACGCTACAGTTTACTGGCCGTTTTACACGTACAGCTAAAGATATAGGGGAAGCTTCCATGATTGCTAATATTGCTTTTCAAGAAGTAAACGATCAGATTAAAACTCTGTATAGTGAAGATGCTGACTGGAATGTGTTGCTGAAAAATTCTAGCACTGGAGCAATAAGAACTGTTGTTGAGCAATCTGAATTCCTAAGTGGGTTTCAAACGGGGCTTATAGAGGAAATTCCTATTCAAAATATTTATCCAAAAATGAGTACTGTTTCATACAAAACAAATAGCCATGCTTGGCAACCTGACAGAATTCTTGAAATTTTCCCTAAAAGCCAAGAGGTCCTCTATACTATCCATAATGAACGTAAAATCTTGGTTGCTGTAATAAAAAATATAATCCCTGTCAGTTGGGGGGATATTCGTGAGATTTACAATATTTCGTGGGATATCTATATTGTATATTTCGATATCACCAAAGGATTACTTTTCATAAATAGCACAATTAAAGGCACTCATCAACAATTAGCTGAAGTGATAACTAAGAATGCTGAAATAATAAAAGGAGAGGACATTTTTAAAACTTTCCATGGGCTTAACAGAATTATATTGCAAAATGTAGGACTTAACGATGCCTTTCATGGACCGATAAGTTTCCGAATGTACACCGGGGTAGATATTGCACAAGGATTATCTGATGCCCAAAAAAGAAATACTTTTAAGTCTAATATCTTTGGTCTAGGATTCGAAAACGGTGAGAAGACTAGCATTGGGTGTTCTTACAGAGGTAAGATATGGTCCAGAAAGATTGCTACGATTTCTGATTGGTGCGATTGGTGTGATGCAGTAGGAACAAAGATAACTGATGAATCAATAAATGTAGATGATCTTCTAGCTGGCGTTCTTAAACCCATAATAATTAGAGAAAGACCAAACCTTATGCCAATTACGATCGAGTGGCCTACATCTTTTGCTATTGATAGCGAATCATTGATTCACATCGAAGTAAATGGAACTAACTATCCATTATATGAGTGTGAGCTACAACTTGAAACTCCTTCCCTAGAAGGAAACATAAAATTCAAGCTTGTAACACCTAACTATCAAGGAGAATTAGAACTCCATTTCGACCCCACAATAGAAGAGGGTAGAAACTACCGTTACATTCAGAGTAACCGATCGAATATTGAAATAAAAAAAGGTGGGACAAAGAAAAGCATTACAACTTGGTTTTATGAAGAAGCACCTATTATTCGTTTTCACAATGGTTCATTTCTGGCTAACAATTATTTTGTTAATCCAAACAGGGCTAACTATCTTCCCTATAACTCTGATTATATTAACGGATGGAATTGGAATAATACTGATATTACAAAAGAATCACAAAATGAAGTGAAAAGACCCGACTCTATTCAATATGCTTTGATCCAAAAGCTATTAGCAGAAGGAATTTACGATATAATTTTCGATGATGATAGTTCTGGAGAAGCAGCAGATGTTGTCACTATAAGGGTGGCAGATGAGAAAATTTATATTCAATTTTACCACTGCAAATATTCACATGGTTCTTCCCCAGGTGCCAGAGTTTCCGATCTTTATGAAGTTTGTGGACAAGCTCAAAAAAGCATCCGATGGAAAGACGATATATACGCTTTACTAAAACATTTAGAACGTCGAGAAGGAATGCGACTTAGAAGTGGAAGAGCTTCCCGATTTGAACTAGGTGAACTCAAAAAACTTAATGAACTCAAGAAAATGGCAAAGTTTTACCCATTTCATTTAAGTATATATATCGTTCAACCGGGATTGTCAAAAGCAATAGTTAGTCAAGAGCAATTAGAAATTCTTAGTGCAACTAATAACTATCTAAGAGAAACTTACAACATAGTGCTTCAAGTCATATCAAGTAATTAA